A section of the Microbacterium sp. MM2322 genome encodes:
- a CDS encoding zinc-binding alcohol dehydrogenase — translation MSGAERPEWVVREDASATVLVALFVRQALGIRAPEEVPHLRGAPAAQPEDDDDARLLERQWLAYWAMAVEPQAHPSPVPLDLVDGFETLAVLPVDGFDELRAAMAPLAADAVAFARWASDRYAQQARSGSASSYRAYASAIAEHERRVGRRAHSFELNVQVLPLTQRGVWWIGSLTIAVTDGLRGDVAAFDPAIQPIIAELA, via the coding sequence ATGAGTGGGGCTGAGCGGCCCGAGTGGGTCGTGCGAGAGGACGCGAGCGCGACGGTGCTCGTCGCGCTGTTCGTGCGTCAGGCCCTCGGCATCCGTGCCCCCGAAGAGGTGCCGCACCTGCGGGGTGCTCCGGCCGCCCAGCCCGAGGACGACGACGATGCGCGCCTCCTGGAGCGGCAATGGCTGGCGTACTGGGCGATGGCGGTCGAGCCGCAGGCTCACCCCTCCCCCGTTCCCCTCGACCTGGTCGATGGATTCGAGACGCTAGCTGTGCTCCCCGTCGACGGGTTCGACGAGCTGCGGGCCGCGATGGCGCCGCTGGCCGCCGACGCAGTGGCCTTCGCCCGCTGGGCGAGCGATCGTTACGCCCAGCAGGCGCGATCGGGATCGGCCAGCAGCTACCGCGCGTATGCCAGTGCGATCGCCGAGCACGAGCGACGCGTCGGACGCCGGGCCCACTCGTTCGAGCTCAACGTGCAGGTGCTTCCGCTGACGCAGCGAGGGGTCTGGTGGATCGGATCGCTGACGATCGCTGTCACCGACGGCCTCCGCGGCGATGTGGCCGCATTCGACCCGGCGATCCAGCCGATCATCGCCGAACTCGCCTGA
- a CDS encoding LacI family DNA-binding transcriptional regulator, giving the protein MTIEEVASAAGVSRSTVSRVVNGSTAVSPAALAAVRQAIDELNYVPNRAARSLASRATMAVALVVPEDTTRFFGDPFFAAIVSGINKRVSKSDYVLNLIIASDDPNDKATEYLRSGAVDGAIIVSHHTSDAFIDRIAAAMPVVYGGRPVRQRERDYYVDVDNVEGGRLATQHLLDRGRTRLATITGPTTMPGGIDRLTGFREALDAAGLSAVAVEDGDFTAAAGAAAVTRIIESGVEFDGLFVASDLMARGVLVELTRAGLRVPEDVAIVGYDDSPVATSVSPTLTTVRQPSLVQGEVMADILLTLLAGGAPERETLLETQLVVRESA; this is encoded by the coding sequence GTGACCATCGAGGAGGTCGCCAGCGCGGCAGGGGTGTCGCGCTCCACCGTCTCACGCGTCGTCAACGGCTCGACGGCGGTGAGCCCGGCGGCCCTCGCGGCCGTTCGCCAGGCGATCGACGAGTTGAACTACGTGCCCAACCGTGCCGCGCGCTCGCTGGCCAGTCGCGCCACGATGGCGGTCGCGCTCGTGGTTCCCGAAGACACGACCCGGTTCTTCGGCGATCCGTTCTTCGCGGCGATCGTGAGCGGAATCAACAAGCGGGTCTCGAAGTCCGACTACGTCCTCAACCTGATCATCGCGAGCGACGACCCGAACGACAAGGCGACGGAATACCTCCGCAGCGGCGCCGTCGACGGTGCGATCATCGTCTCCCACCACACGAGCGACGCCTTCATCGACCGCATCGCCGCAGCGATGCCCGTCGTCTACGGCGGTCGTCCCGTCCGTCAGCGTGAGCGGGACTACTACGTCGACGTCGACAACGTCGAGGGTGGCCGGCTCGCGACGCAGCACCTACTCGACCGGGGCCGCACGCGGCTCGCGACGATCACCGGCCCCACGACCATGCCCGGCGGGATCGACCGTCTGACCGGGTTCCGCGAGGCGCTGGATGCCGCGGGCCTGTCCGCGGTCGCCGTCGAAGACGGCGACTTCACGGCCGCCGCGGGCGCTGCCGCCGTCACGCGGATCATCGAGTCGGGCGTCGAGTTCGACGGCCTCTTCGTCGCCAGTGACCTCATGGCGCGCGGAGTGCTCGTCGAGCTGACGCGTGCGGGCCTGCGCGTCCCCGAGGACGTCGCGATCGTGGGATACGACGATTCGCCCGTCGCCACCTCGGTCTCGCCGACTCTCACGACGGTGCGGCAGCCTTCCCTCGTGCAGGGGGAGGTCATGGCCGACATCCTGCTGACGCTTCTCGCGGGAGGGGCGCCCGAGCGGGAGACGCTGCTTGAGACGCAGCTCGTCGTCCGCGAATCCGCCTGA
- a CDS encoding phosphoribosylaminoimidazolesuccinocarboxamide synthase, whose translation MTDAATSLPGWTHVYSGKVRDLYRPADGDEGRMLVVASDRVSAFDHVLDPGIPGKGELLTRLSLWWFAQLAGGDGGRPIPNHLVDGIEPPAEVAGRAMVVRELEMQPIECVVRGYLTGSGWAEYQADGTVCGIPLPAGLANGDRLPEPIFTPAYKAPLGEHDENISFERTVELVGEAHAADLRDASLEIYRRAAALAEAKGLILADTKFEFGLDADGILTLGDEVLTSDSSRYWDAEAWRTGATPNERMASFDKQIVRDWLAANWNRHGEPPTVPADVVEQTAAKYRELLDRLAAA comes from the coding sequence GTGACGGATGCCGCGACCTCCCTGCCCGGATGGACCCACGTGTACTCGGGCAAGGTCCGGGACCTCTACCGCCCCGCAGACGGTGACGAAGGACGGATGCTGGTGGTCGCCAGCGACCGCGTCAGCGCCTTCGACCACGTGCTCGACCCGGGCATCCCGGGCAAGGGCGAGCTCCTCACGCGCTTGAGCCTGTGGTGGTTCGCGCAGCTCGCCGGCGGCGACGGGGGGCGCCCGATCCCGAACCACCTCGTCGACGGCATCGAGCCTCCCGCCGAGGTCGCCGGCCGCGCGATGGTCGTCAGGGAGCTCGAGATGCAGCCGATCGAGTGCGTCGTCCGCGGCTACCTGACCGGATCGGGCTGGGCCGAGTACCAGGCTGACGGCACCGTGTGCGGCATCCCCCTTCCCGCCGGCCTCGCCAACGGCGACCGCCTGCCGGAGCCGATCTTCACCCCCGCGTACAAGGCGCCGCTCGGCGAGCACGACGAGAACATCTCGTTCGAGCGCACCGTCGAGCTCGTCGGTGAGGCGCACGCCGCCGACCTGCGCGACGCGTCCCTCGAGATCTACCGCCGCGCTGCCGCCCTCGCCGAGGCGAAGGGACTGATCCTCGCCGACACGAAGTTCGAGTTCGGCCTCGATGCCGACGGCATCCTGACCCTCGGCGACGAGGTGCTCACGAGCGACTCGTCGCGGTACTGGGATGCCGAGGCATGGCGCACCGGCGCGACCCCGAACGAACGGATGGCGAGCTTCGACAAGCAGATCGTCCGCGACTGGCTCGCCGCGAACTGGAACCGGCACGGCGAGCCGCCCACCGTCCCGGCCGACGTCGTCGAGCAGACCGCCGCGAAGTACCGAGAGCTCCTGGACCGACTCGCCGCTGCGTGA
- a CDS encoding solute carrier family 23 protein, with protein MPIWTLHGDGRRVAPGAVVTPGERLGWGSTIAIGAQHVVAMFGATFLVPLLTGFPVSTTLLFSGLGTLLFLILTRNKLPSYLGSSFAFIAPITAFGPGQGKPLDSPEQIGQALVGVFVAGILLAGIGFLVQATGTRWLEKLMPPVVSGAIVALIGLNLAPAAWNNFKTDGVLATITLVACILFAVLFRGILGRVSIFLGVVVGYIAALIMGRVDFSGVTALIENGQWIGLPTFHLPSFGDPVAWGLLPMFLPVVLVLVAENVGHVRGVATMTGDPTVNKRTGRALLADGLATTLAGAFGGSGTTTYGENIGVMAATRIYSTAAYWVAGIIAVLLSFSPVVGAVLFTIPNGVIGGVTTALYGLIGVIGIKIWVDNQVDFSRPVNQYTVAVAFVIAIANFTMNLGQLQFGGIVLGTVAALVIYHAGNAIARARKTGADDGGPIVPIGQLGGDPD; from the coding sequence ATGCCCATCTGGACCCTTCACGGCGACGGCCGCCGCGTCGCCCCCGGCGCCGTCGTCACGCCCGGTGAACGCCTCGGTTGGGGCAGCACGATCGCGATCGGCGCCCAGCACGTCGTCGCGATGTTCGGCGCGACATTCCTCGTGCCGCTGCTGACCGGCTTCCCCGTCAGCACGACGCTCCTCTTCTCCGGCCTCGGGACGCTCCTGTTCCTGATCCTCACGCGCAACAAGCTGCCCAGCTACCTCGGGTCGTCGTTCGCGTTCATCGCGCCGATCACCGCCTTCGGCCCTGGTCAGGGCAAGCCGCTCGACAGCCCCGAGCAGATCGGCCAGGCGCTCGTCGGCGTGTTCGTCGCCGGCATCCTGCTCGCCGGCATCGGCTTCCTCGTGCAGGCGACGGGAACGCGCTGGCTCGAGAAGCTCATGCCACCCGTCGTCTCGGGTGCGATCGTCGCGCTGATCGGCCTGAACCTGGCTCCCGCAGCGTGGAACAACTTCAAGACCGATGGCGTGCTGGCGACGATCACCCTGGTCGCCTGCATCCTCTTCGCGGTGCTGTTCCGCGGCATCCTCGGCCGGGTCTCGATCTTCCTGGGCGTCGTCGTCGGGTACATCGCCGCCCTGATCATGGGGCGCGTCGACTTCTCGGGCGTGACCGCGCTGATCGAGAACGGCCAGTGGATCGGTCTCCCGACCTTCCACCTGCCCTCGTTCGGCGACCCGGTGGCGTGGGGGCTGCTGCCGATGTTCCTACCCGTCGTCCTCGTCCTGGTCGCCGAGAACGTCGGCCACGTCCGCGGCGTCGCGACGATGACCGGCGACCCCACGGTCAATAAACGCACGGGGCGCGCGCTCCTCGCCGACGGCCTCGCGACGACGCTCGCGGGCGCGTTCGGCGGCTCGGGCACGACCACCTACGGCGAGAACATCGGCGTCATGGCGGCGACTCGCATCTACTCGACGGCGGCGTACTGGGTCGCGGGCATCATCGCGGTGCTGCTGTCGTTCTCGCCGGTCGTCGGCGCGGTGCTGTTCACGATCCCGAACGGCGTCATCGGCGGCGTGACGACCGCGCTCTACGGCCTCATCGGCGTGATCGGCATCAAGATCTGGGTCGACAACCAGGTCGACTTCTCGCGCCCGGTCAACCAGTACACGGTCGCCGTCGCCTTCGTCATCGCGATCGCGAACTTCACGATGAACCTGGGGCAGCTGCAGTTCGGCGGCATCGTCCTCGGCACCGTGGCGGCCCTCGTGATCTACCACGCCGGCAACGCCATCGCCCGGGCACGCAAGACGGGCGCGGATGACGGCGGCCCGATCGTCCCGATCGGTCAGCTCGGCGGCGACCCGGACTAA
- a CDS encoding sterol carrier family protein: MPRTISTGDGRDALAAVAAGSPARAELATAVRYLLQLLVEKAPGNSVEVRVPPFGAVQVVEGPRHTRGTPPNVIETDAATWIALATGQTAWADAVTAGLVRASGVRADLHGLLPLRP; the protein is encoded by the coding sequence ATGCCCCGCACCATCAGCACCGGCGACGGTCGCGACGCCCTCGCCGCCGTCGCTGCCGGCTCGCCCGCCCGCGCCGAGCTGGCCACCGCGGTGCGCTACCTGCTGCAGCTGCTGGTCGAGAAGGCTCCGGGCAACTCGGTCGAGGTGCGCGTTCCCCCCTTCGGCGCCGTCCAGGTGGTCGAGGGGCCGCGCCACACGCGGGGCACTCCTCCCAACGTCATCGAGACGGATGCCGCGACCTGGATCGCGCTCGCCACGGGACAGACCGCCTGGGCCGACGCCGTCACCGCCGGGCTCGTGCGGGCCTCGGGCGTGCGCGCCGATCTCCACGGTCTCCTTCCGCTCCGCCCCTGA
- a CDS encoding PadR family transcriptional regulator: protein MADAVARLTPTAIMLLALLREDDMHAYEMVRLLRERRADRMIALTHGTIYHTVARLERQGHIAEVGSDRAGNRPERTTYALTDAGDAALLDWIRRELVSIDDPERFRIALTEAHNLARDEMIALFAQRRELLAASLDAHRGARDHAISHGSHPQFLIEVHRQAALLAADIAWLDEAVEFIRRPDTVWGVVDIPVTDRYLAQREAARA, encoded by the coding sequence ATGGCGGATGCCGTCGCACGGCTCACCCCGACCGCGATCATGCTCCTCGCGCTCCTGCGCGAGGACGACATGCACGCCTACGAGATGGTGCGCCTGCTCCGTGAGCGTCGCGCCGACCGGATGATCGCCCTCACTCACGGGACGATCTATCACACGGTCGCGCGCCTCGAACGGCAGGGCCACATCGCCGAGGTGGGCAGCGACCGAGCCGGCAACCGTCCCGAGCGGACGACGTACGCGTTGACGGATGCCGGTGACGCCGCCCTCCTCGACTGGATCCGACGCGAGCTCGTCTCGATCGACGACCCCGAGCGCTTCCGGATCGCGCTCACCGAGGCGCACAACCTCGCGAGGGACGAGATGATCGCGCTGTTCGCGCAGCGGCGTGAGCTGCTCGCGGCATCCCTCGACGCGCACCGCGGTGCCCGCGACCATGCGATCTCCCACGGATCGCATCCGCAGTTCCTCATCGAAGTCCACCGGCAGGCAGCCTTGCTCGCCGCGGACATCGCCTGGCTCGACGAAGCGGTCGAGTTCATCCGTCGTCCCGACACCGTCTGGGGTGTCGTCGACATCCCCGTCACCGACCGCTATCTGGCACAGAGAGAAGCCGCACGCGCATGA
- a CDS encoding MFS transporter has protein sequence MSESTTTVRTPGASPIPTNPWPALWALVLGFFMILVDTTIVSVANPAIKAALDPSTSNLDNVVWVTSAYLLTYAVPLLVTGRLGDRFGPKNIYLIGLAIFTVASVACGLSGSLEVLIAARAAQGLGAALMTPQTMAVITRTFPAERRGAAMGLWGATAGVATLVGPLAGGLLVDGFGWEWIFFVNIPVGIIAFVLAWRLVPQLPTNPHRFDVLGVVLSAVALFLIVFGLQEGDHFDWAPWVWGMIAAGVAVLGVFIWTQARTKSEPLVPLDLFRDRNFAISNLVIAAVGFTVTSMALPMAFFTQLARGLTPTESALLLIPMAVLSGVLAPFAGRFLDRVDPRVLLVPGLSLMVVGLVGYVLLMNTEAPILLLLIPSAIIGVANAGMWGPLATTATRNLPPQQAGAGSGIYNTTRTIGSVIGSAAIAGVMQSRLEANLPGAGDAAGSDFGGGMPAAVAEGFSTAMGQSMLVPAAVIALGVVMVLFLRRPAHLAKR, from the coding sequence ATGAGCGAGAGCACAACCACCGTCCGCACCCCGGGCGCGTCCCCCATCCCCACGAATCCGTGGCCCGCCCTGTGGGCGCTCGTCCTCGGCTTCTTCATGATCCTCGTCGACACCACGATCGTCTCGGTGGCGAACCCCGCCATCAAGGCCGCACTCGACCCGTCCACGAGCAACCTCGACAACGTCGTGTGGGTCACGTCGGCCTACCTGCTGACCTACGCGGTGCCGCTCCTCGTGACCGGCCGCCTCGGTGACCGCTTCGGGCCGAAGAACATCTACCTCATCGGGCTCGCGATCTTCACGGTCGCGTCGGTGGCCTGCGGACTCTCGGGCTCGCTCGAGGTGCTCATCGCGGCGCGTGCCGCGCAGGGCCTGGGCGCGGCGCTCATGACTCCGCAGACGATGGCCGTCATCACCCGCACCTTCCCCGCCGAGCGGCGCGGTGCGGCGATGGGCCTCTGGGGTGCGACCGCCGGTGTCGCCACGCTCGTCGGACCCCTCGCGGGCGGCCTCCTCGTCGACGGCTTCGGCTGGGAGTGGATCTTCTTCGTGAACATCCCCGTCGGGATCATCGCCTTCGTGCTCGCGTGGCGTCTCGTCCCGCAGCTGCCGACCAACCCGCACCGCTTCGACGTCCTGGGCGTCGTGCTGAGCGCCGTCGCACTCTTCCTCATCGTCTTCGGCCTGCAGGAGGGCGACCACTTCGACTGGGCGCCGTGGGTGTGGGGCATGATCGCTGCCGGTGTCGCGGTGCTCGGCGTCTTCATCTGGACGCAGGCGCGCACGAAGAGCGAGCCGCTCGTGCCGCTCGATCTGTTCCGCGACCGCAACTTCGCGATCTCCAACCTGGTGATCGCCGCGGTCGGTTTCACCGTCACGAGCATGGCGCTGCCGATGGCGTTCTTCACGCAGCTCGCCCGTGGCCTCACCCCGACCGAGTCGGCGCTCCTCCTCATCCCGATGGCGGTGCTGTCGGGCGTTCTCGCGCCGTTCGCGGGCCGCTTCCTTGACCGCGTCGACCCGCGGGTGCTGCTGGTTCCCGGCCTGTCGCTCATGGTGGTCGGACTCGTCGGCTACGTCCTCCTGATGAACACGGAGGCTCCGATCCTGCTGCTGCTCATCCCCTCGGCGATCATCGGTGTCGCGAACGCCGGCATGTGGGGACCGCTCGCGACGACGGCGACCAGGAACCTCCCGCCGCAGCAGGCGGGTGCCGGCTCGGGCATCTACAACACGACCCGCACCATCGGGTCGGTCATCGGTTCCGCGGCGATCGCCGGCGTCATGCAGTCCCGTCTCGAGGCGAACCTGCCGGGCGCGGGAGACGCCGCCGGGAGCGACTTCGGGGGAGGGATGCCGGCGGCCGTCGCCGAGGGCTTCTCTACCGCCATGGGCCAGTCCATGCTGGTGCCAGCCGCCGTCATCGCACTGGGCGTCGTGATGGTGCTGTTCCTGCGGCGCCCCGCACACCTCGCGAAGCGCTGA
- the purD gene encoding phosphoribosylamine--glycine ligase encodes MKILVLGSGAREHAIILALVAEGAGHEIFAAPGNAGIAADATLVADLDQNDPAAVTQYANEENIDLVVVGPEAPLVAGVADALRERGIPVFGPGKAAAQMEGSKAFAKRIMDAAGVPTGRAARAQTRDEVAAAIDEFGAPYVVKADGLAAGKGVIVTSDRDAALAHADTYLPNGPVLVEEFLAGPEVSLFFLSDGDTVRALSPAQDFKRALDGDEGPNTGGMGAYSPLPWLAERFGSEEAFVAQVTAEVAEPVIRQLDAEGTPFIGLLYAGLILTDAGVKVIEFNARFGDPETQVVLPRLRTPLSRLLLASASGTLESEPALEFAPDAAVTVVLASEGYPEKPVTGRPLTGTDAAASVDGVHLAHAATAHSNGDLIATGGRVLNVVAVGGDLAEARDRAYAALEQISLEGAHYRRDIALSAAG; translated from the coding sequence GTGAAGATCCTGGTCCTCGGCTCGGGCGCGCGCGAGCACGCCATCATCCTCGCTCTGGTCGCCGAAGGCGCCGGGCACGAGATCTTCGCGGCTCCCGGCAACGCCGGCATCGCCGCGGACGCGACCCTCGTGGCGGACCTCGACCAGAACGACCCCGCCGCCGTCACCCAGTACGCGAACGAGGAGAACATCGACCTCGTCGTCGTCGGACCCGAAGCGCCTCTCGTCGCGGGCGTCGCCGATGCCCTGCGTGAGCGCGGCATCCCCGTGTTCGGTCCCGGCAAGGCCGCGGCGCAGATGGAGGGGTCGAAGGCGTTCGCGAAGCGGATCATGGATGCCGCCGGTGTCCCCACGGGACGTGCCGCCCGCGCGCAGACCCGCGACGAGGTGGCCGCCGCGATCGACGAGTTCGGCGCCCCCTACGTCGTGAAGGCCGACGGCCTGGCGGCCGGCAAGGGCGTCATCGTCACCTCCGACCGCGATGCCGCCCTCGCCCACGCCGACACCTACCTGCCGAACGGTCCCGTCCTCGTCGAGGAGTTCCTCGCCGGCCCCGAAGTGTCGCTCTTCTTCCTCAGCGACGGCGATACCGTCCGCGCGCTCAGCCCCGCCCAGGACTTCAAGCGGGCACTGGACGGCGACGAGGGACCCAACACCGGAGGCATGGGCGCCTACTCCCCGCTCCCCTGGCTCGCCGAGCGCTTCGGCAGCGAGGAGGCCTTCGTCGCGCAGGTGACCGCCGAGGTCGCCGAGCCGGTGATCCGTCAACTGGATGCCGAGGGCACCCCGTTCATCGGTCTGCTCTACGCGGGCCTCATCCTCACCGACGCGGGCGTCAAGGTGATCGAGTTCAACGCGCGCTTCGGCGACCCCGAGACGCAGGTCGTCCTGCCGCGACTGCGTACGCCGCTGTCGCGCCTCCTGCTCGCTTCGGCGAGCGGGACGCTCGAGTCGGAGCCGGCACTCGAGTTCGCCCCCGACGCCGCCGTCACCGTCGTGCTGGCGAGCGAGGGATACCCCGAGAAGCCGGTCACCGGTCGCCCCCTCACGGGAACGGATGCCGCGGCATCCGTCGACGGCGTGCACCTCGCCCACGCGGCGACGGCGCACTCGAACGGCGACCTCATCGCGACGGGCGGACGTGTGCTGAACGTCGTGGCCGTCGGCGGCGACCTCGCCGAGGCCCGCGACCGGGCGTACGCGGCCCTCGAGCAGATCTCGCTCGAGGGCGCGCACTACCGGCGCGACATCGCGCTCAGCGCTGCGGGCTGA
- a CDS encoding potassium transporter Trk, translating to MAEHSETHVESAELRRSPRFAAFFAAGAALGIIVALILTYAFGDGQISESTGARYSQSQVFGFLLLGCVPAGVAIGGVVALLFDRVLGRRQRTVRIERERVETDD from the coding sequence ATGGCCGAGCATTCCGAAACGCACGTCGAGTCCGCGGAGCTGCGGCGGAGCCCCCGGTTCGCGGCGTTCTTCGCGGCAGGGGCTGCTCTCGGCATCATCGTCGCGCTGATTCTGACGTACGCGTTCGGCGACGGTCAGATCAGCGAGAGCACGGGAGCGCGCTATTCGCAGAGCCAGGTGTTCGGCTTCCTCCTGCTTGGCTGCGTGCCCGCCGGGGTCGCGATCGGCGGCGTCGTCGCTCTCCTCTTCGACCGTGTGCTGGGACGCCGGCAGCGGACGGTGCGGATCGAGCGGGAGCGCGTCGAAACCGACGACTGA
- a CDS encoding HtaA domain-containing protein: MHARHLEVDARFPILAIALAVALLPIIGAAAPAHAAARSCIVSEAKAVWDAGASDVEAGGAVAAADGILTFTGGTGVLEPVGPTGSVSFDGTLVYTSAAGVTTTLSAPTIVIDGTKGTLLFDVQPEGTELVPQAPLADVDLGAAAVSESGDTLNLDGVGAATDPTGEGRDVLWSGTLSGLDLTIAADCATPEASADAAAAEKDAEGTGILVPVVVVGVAALFAALLAVGSVQRRKRNSARTAQPEQVHDPLP; this comes from the coding sequence ATGCACGCACGGCACCTCGAGGTGGATGCTCGTTTCCCGATCCTCGCGATCGCACTCGCCGTGGCGCTGCTGCCGATCATCGGAGCGGCGGCACCGGCCCACGCCGCGGCACGCAGCTGCATCGTCTCCGAGGCGAAGGCCGTGTGGGATGCCGGTGCGTCCGATGTCGAGGCCGGTGGCGCAGTCGCCGCGGCCGACGGCATCCTCACCTTCACCGGCGGGACGGGTGTGCTCGAACCGGTCGGCCCGACCGGCAGCGTCAGCTTCGACGGCACCCTCGTCTACACGAGCGCGGCCGGCGTCACGACGACGCTCTCCGCCCCCACGATCGTGATCGACGGCACGAAGGGCACGCTCCTCTTCGACGTCCAGCCGGAGGGCACCGAGCTCGTCCCGCAGGCACCGCTGGCCGATGTCGATCTCGGTGCCGCGGCCGTCTCCGAGTCCGGCGACACACTCAACCTCGACGGCGTGGGAGCCGCCACCGACCCGACCGGCGAGGGACGCGACGTCCTCTGGTCCGGCACGCTCAGCGGCCTCGACCTCACCATCGCGGCCGACTGCGCCACCCCCGAGGCTTCGGCCGACGCCGCTGCCGCAGAGAAGGATGCCGAGGGCACCGGCATCCTCGTCCCGGTCGTCGTCGTGGGCGTCGCCGCCCTCTTCGCCGCACTGCTCGCAGTCGGGTCGGTCCAGCGGCGCAAGCGCAACAGCGCCCGCACGGCGCAGCCGGAACAGGTCCACGACCCGCTCCCGTGA
- a CDS encoding VOC family protein, with protein sequence MPASDRLAAATSMGAVTLLVGDLDGMTRYYRDVVTLQVLTAEGDTVTLGRAGRPIVILRHEPGLRHAPAGAAGLFHTAILFESQTALAAALFSLAQHAPQTFTGSADHLVSQAFYATDPEGNGIELYWDRDRSDWSWTHGQVEMATLHLDPNAFIRDHLTDAAAAGSTAADAASVGHVHLSVGDVSTARAFYVDALGFDVTAELGGSALFVSAGGYHHHMAMNAWNSRGAGPRMPALGLGRVDLALPDRDSFGELSERLRHHRIQIADDGRTATFTDPWRNTLHASVA encoded by the coding sequence ATGCCTGCCTCGGACCGCCTCGCCGCCGCCACCTCGATGGGCGCCGTGACGCTTCTCGTGGGCGATCTCGACGGCATGACCCGCTACTACCGCGACGTCGTCACCCTGCAGGTCCTCACCGCCGAAGGGGACACCGTGACGCTCGGCCGCGCCGGGCGCCCGATCGTCATCCTCCGCCACGAGCCAGGGCTACGCCACGCGCCCGCAGGCGCTGCGGGACTGTTCCACACCGCGATCCTCTTCGAGTCGCAGACCGCGCTGGCCGCCGCGCTGTTCTCCCTCGCCCAGCACGCGCCCCAGACCTTCACCGGCAGCGCCGACCACCTCGTCAGCCAGGCGTTCTACGCAACCGACCCCGAAGGCAACGGCATCGAGCTCTACTGGGATCGTGACCGCAGCGACTGGTCGTGGACCCATGGTCAGGTCGAGATGGCGACCCTGCACCTCGACCCGAACGCCTTCATCCGGGACCACCTGACGGATGCCGCGGCTGCAGGGTCGACGGCCGCCGACGCGGCATCCGTCGGTCACGTCCACCTGTCGGTGGGAGACGTGAGCACGGCGCGCGCCTTCTACGTCGACGCGCTCGGGTTCGACGTCACGGCTGAGCTGGGCGGGTCGGCACTGTTCGTGAGTGCCGGCGGGTACCACCACCACATGGCGATGAACGCCTGGAACTCGCGCGGCGCGGGGCCGCGGATGCCCGCGCTCGGGCTCGGTCGCGTCGACCTCGCACTGCCTGACCGGGACAGCTTCGGCGAACTCAGCGAGCGTCTGCGACACCACCGCATCCAGATCGCCGACGACGGGCGCACGGCGACCTTCACCGATCCGTGGCGCAACACCCTGCACGCCAGCGTGGCGTAA